One genomic segment of Pseudomonas sp. RU47 includes these proteins:
- a CDS encoding c-type cytochrome, which yields MKMLAAPATVLALWAVSAQAATNDDIAKRLEPVGQVCVQGQECKGMEVAATAGGGDAKTPDSIIAKHCNACHGSGLLGAPKIGDTAAWKERADHQGGLDGILAKAITGINAMPPKGTCADCSDADLKGAIEKMSGLK from the coding sequence ATGAAAATGCTGGCCGCACCAGCAACCGTACTGGCCCTCTGGGCTGTCAGCGCTCAAGCTGCGACGAATGACGACATTGCCAAACGCCTCGAGCCGGTCGGCCAGGTGTGTGTCCAAGGGCAGGAATGCAAGGGGATGGAAGTGGCTGCAACTGCCGGCGGCGGTGATGCCAAGACTCCAGACTCAATCATTGCCAAACATTGCAACGCTTGCCATGGCTCCGGCCTTTTAGGCGCGCCGAAAATCGGTGACACCGCAGCCTGGAAAGAACGAGCCGATCACCAGGGCGGCCTCGACGGCATCTTGGCCAAGGCCATCACCGGCATCAATGCCATGCCGCCTAAAGGCACCTGCGCTGACTGCTCCGACGCCGACCTGAAAGGCGCAATCGAGAAGATGTCCGGCCTGAAATAA
- a CDS encoding cupin domain-containing protein → MDVGERLQSIRKLKGLSQRELAKRAGVTNSTISMIEKNSVSPSISSLRKVLGGIPMSMVEFFSEEILQEVPTQIVYKANELIDISDGAVTMKLVGRAHPSRAIAFLNEIYPPGADTGEEMLTHEGEETGILVEGRLELVVGLETFILEAGDSYYFESTKPHRFRNPFDAPARLISAATPANF, encoded by the coding sequence TTGGACGTCGGTGAACGACTGCAATCGATCCGCAAGCTCAAAGGGCTTTCCCAGCGTGAACTCGCCAAACGCGCGGGCGTCACCAACAGCACCATTTCGATGATCGAAAAGAACAGCGTCAGTCCTTCGATCAGTTCGCTGAGGAAGGTACTGGGCGGCATCCCCATGTCCATGGTCGAGTTCTTTTCCGAAGAAATCCTGCAGGAAGTCCCGACCCAGATCGTCTACAAGGCCAACGAGCTGATCGACATTTCCGACGGCGCCGTGACCATGAAACTGGTCGGTCGCGCGCATCCCAGCCGCGCCATCGCCTTCCTCAATGAAATCTACCCGCCGGGCGCCGATACCGGCGAAGAAATGCTCACCCATGAAGGCGAGGAAACCGGGATTCTGGTGGAAGGTCGTCTGGAACTGGTGGTGGGTCTGGAAACTTTTATTCTCGAAGCCGGCGACAGCTACTACTTTGAAAGTACCAAGCCGCATCGTTTCCGTAATCCGTTCGACGCACCTGCGCGACTAATCAGCGCAGCCACGCCGGCGAATTTTTAA
- the alr gene encoding alanine racemase, producing the protein MRPARALIDLEALRHNYRIAREVTGAKALAVIKADAYGHGAVRCAQALEAEADGFAVACIEEALELRAAGIRAPVLLLEGIFEADELALIVEHDFWTVVHSLWQLEAIEQAALSKPITVWLKLDSGMHRVGLHPKDYPAAYQRLLASGKVGKIVLMSHFARADELHAQSSTEQVAVFEAARQGLAAEVSLRNSPAVLGWPRIHSDWVRPGIMLYGATPFEEANAVADRLQPVMTLESKVISVRELPAGEPVGYGAKFITDKPMRIGVVAMGYADGYPRQAPTGTPVLVAGKRSRILGRVSMDMLCIDLTDVPEADLGSTVELWGKNILASEVAQWADTIPYQIFCNLRRVPRLYSEG; encoded by the coding sequence ATGCGTCCTGCCCGTGCCCTGATCGACCTAGAAGCCCTGCGCCACAACTACCGAATTGCCCGCGAAGTCACCGGCGCCAAGGCGCTTGCGGTGATCAAGGCCGATGCCTACGGCCATGGCGCGGTGCGTTGCGCGCAGGCGCTGGAAGCCGAGGCCGACGGGTTTGCCGTTGCCTGCATCGAGGAGGCATTGGAGCTGCGCGCTGCGGGTATCCGTGCGCCGGTGTTGTTGCTGGAAGGGATTTTTGAGGCCGATGAGCTGGCGTTGATCGTCGAGCATGATTTCTGGACCGTCGTGCATTCGCTGTGGCAGCTCGAAGCGATCGAACAGGCAGCCCTGAGCAAACCGATCACTGTTTGGCTGAAGCTCGATTCGGGCATGCACCGCGTCGGTCTGCATCCAAAGGACTACCCAGCGGCCTATCAGCGGCTGCTGGCCAGCGGTAAAGTGGGAAAAATCGTCCTGATGAGCCACTTCGCTCGCGCCGATGAATTGCACGCGCAGAGCAGCACCGAGCAAGTCGCGGTGTTTGAAGCAGCGCGTCAGGGGCTGGCCGCTGAAGTCAGCCTGCGCAACTCGCCGGCCGTGCTCGGTTGGCCCAGGATTCACAGTGACTGGGTGCGCCCGGGCATCATGCTTTACGGCGCGACCCCGTTCGAAGAGGCCAACGCCGTGGCTGATCGCCTGCAACCGGTAATGACCCTGGAATCGAAAGTCATCAGCGTGCGTGAACTGCCGGCTGGCGAGCCCGTAGGCTACGGCGCCAAATTCATCACCGACAAGCCGATGCGCATCGGCGTGGTCGCCATGGGTTACGCCGACGGCTACCCGCGTCAGGCGCCGACCGGTACGCCGGTTTTGGTGGCGGGTAAACGCAGTCGCATTCTCGGTCGGGTGTCGATGGACATGCTCTGCATCGATCTCACCGATGTGCCGGAAGCCGACCTCGGTTCGACCGTCGAGCTGTGGGGCAAAAACATCCTCGCCAGTGAAGTGGCGCAGTGGGCCGACACCATTCCGTACCAGATCTTCTGCAACCTGCGTCGGGTGCCAAGGCTCTATTCCGAGGGTTGA
- a CDS encoding RidA family protein — translation MSIQRQLTNERMSQIVSHNGTVYLAGQVGDDFDAGVEQQTRDVLANIERLLDLAGTDKQHLLSATIYLNDIEAHFAGMNSVWDQWLPKGAAPARATVEAKMAKPSILVEISIVAALP, via the coding sequence ATGTCAATCCAGCGCCAGCTCACCAATGAGCGCATGAGTCAGATCGTCAGCCACAACGGCACCGTGTATCTGGCCGGGCAGGTCGGCGACGACTTCGACGCCGGGGTTGAACAGCAGACCCGCGACGTACTGGCCAATATCGAGCGTTTGCTTGATCTGGCCGGGACTGACAAACAGCACCTGTTGTCGGCGACGATTTACCTGAACGACATCGAGGCGCATTTTGCCGGAATGAACTCGGTGTGGGATCAGTGGCTGCCAAAAGGTGCTGCTCCGGCCCGCGCCACCGTCGAGGCGAAGATGGCCAAGCCGAGCATTCTGGTGGAGATCTCCATCGTCGCCGCGCTGCCGTAA
- the dadA gene encoding D-amino acid dehydrogenase, with amino-acid sequence MRVMVLGSGVIGTASAYYLARAGFEVVVVDRQPAAAMETSFANAGQVSPGYASPWAAPGVPLKAIKWLLQRHAPLAIKATADIDQYLWMAQMLRNCTASRYAVNKERMVRLSEYSRDCLDELRAETGIAYEGRSLGTTQLFRTQAQLDGAAKDIAVLKESGVPFEVLDRAGIARVEPALAGVTDILAGALRLPNDQTGDCQMFTTRLAEMAVKLGVEFRFGQDIQKLDYAGDRINGVWIDGKLETADRYVLALGSYSPQLLKPLGIKAPVYPLKGYSLTVPITNPAMAPTSTILDETYKVAITRFDNRIRVGGMAEIAGFDLSLNPRRRETLEMIVNDLYPQGGNLAEASFWTGLRPTTPDGTPIVGATPFKNLFLNTGHGTLGWTMACGSGRLLADLMAKKKPQISAEGLDISRYGNKTQESAKHVNPAPAHQ; translated from the coding sequence ATGCGCGTAATGGTCTTGGGTAGCGGCGTCATCGGTACCGCCAGTGCTTACTATCTGGCCCGTGCCGGGTTTGAAGTGGTGGTGGTCGACCGGCAGCCCGCTGCGGCCATGGAGACCAGTTTCGCCAACGCCGGCCAGGTGTCGCCGGGCTATGCCTCGCCGTGGGCCGCGCCGGGCGTGCCGCTGAAGGCGATCAAGTGGTTGCTGCAACGCCACGCCCCTCTCGCGATCAAGGCCACCGCCGACATCGATCAGTACCTGTGGATGGCGCAGATGCTGCGCAACTGCACCGCCAGCCGTTACGCGGTGAACAAGGAGCGCATGGTGCGCCTGTCCGAGTACAGCCGCGACTGCCTCGACGAACTGCGCGCTGAAACCGGCATTGCCTACGAAGGCCGCAGCCTCGGCACGACTCAGCTGTTCCGCACTCAGGCGCAGCTTGATGGCGCCGCCAAAGACATCGCCGTGCTGAAAGAGTCCGGTGTGCCGTTTGAAGTCCTCGACCGCGCCGGCATTGCCCGGGTTGAACCGGCGCTGGCGGGCGTGACTGACATCCTCGCCGGTGCCCTGCGCCTGCCGAACGACCAGACTGGCGACTGTCAGATGTTCACCACGCGCCTCGCCGAAATGGCCGTGAAGCTCGGTGTCGAATTCCGCTTCGGCCAGGACATCCAGAAACTCGACTACGCCGGTGATCGCATCAACGGCGTATGGATCGATGGCAAGCTGGAAACCGCCGACCGTTACGTGCTGGCCCTCGGCAGTTATTCGCCGCAACTGCTCAAGCCACTGGGCATCAAAGCCCCGGTGTATCCGCTCAAGGGTTACTCGCTGACTGTGCCGATCACCAATCCGGCCATGGCCCCAACCTCGACTATTCTCGACGAGACGTACAAGGTCGCGATCACCCGTTTCGACAACCGCATCCGCGTCGGTGGCATGGCCGAGATCGCCGGTTTTGACCTGTCGCTGAACCCGCGTCGCCGCGAAACCCTGGAGATGATCGTCAACGACCTTTATCCTCAGGGCGGCAATCTGGCCGAGGCGAGTTTCTGGACCGGCCTGCGGCCGACTACCCCGGACGGCACGCCGATCGTTGGCGCCACGCCGTTCAAGAACCTGTTCCTCAACACCGGTCACGGCACGCTCGGCTGGACCATGGCGTGCGGTTCCGGTCGTTTGCTGGCCGACCTGATGGCGAAGAAAAAGCCACAGATCAGCGCCGAAGGCCTCGATATTTCCCGTTACGGCAACAAAACCCAGGAGTCCGCAAAACATGTCAATCCAGCGCCAGCTCACCAATGA
- a CDS encoding Lrp/AsnC ligand binding domain-containing protein translates to MRTNTQTKRELDKIDRNILRILQADGRISFTELGEKVGLSTTPCTERVRRLEREGIIMGYNARLNPQHLKGSLLVFVEISLDYKSGDTFEEFRRAVLKLPHVLECHLVSGDFDYLVKARISEMASYRKLLGDILLKLPHVRESKSYIVMEEVKESLSLPIPD, encoded by the coding sequence ATGCGTACCAACACTCAGACCAAACGTGAGCTGGACAAGATCGACCGCAACATCTTGCGGATCCTGCAGGCGGACGGGCGGATTTCCTTTACCGAACTCGGGGAAAAGGTCGGCCTCTCCACCACGCCATGCACCGAGCGGGTGCGGCGTCTGGAGCGCGAAGGGATCATCATGGGCTACAACGCCCGGCTGAATCCGCAGCACTTGAAGGGTAGCTTGCTGGTGTTCGTCGAGATCAGCCTCGACTACAAATCCGGCGACACGTTCGAGGAGTTCCGCCGCGCGGTGCTGAAGTTGCCGCACGTGCTGGAGTGTCACTTGGTGTCGGGGGATTTCGACTATCTGGTGAAGGCGCGGATTTCCGAGATGGCCTCGTACCGCAAGCTGCTGGGCGACATCCTGCTGAAGCTGCCGCATGTGCGCGAGTCGAAGAGCTATATCGTGATGGAAGAGGTTAAGGAGAGCCTGAGCTTACCTATTCCGGATTGA
- a CDS encoding YkgJ family cysteine cluster protein, whose translation MSCNSQTVRTLRQQIPSFECVPGCHDCCGPVTTSPEEMSRLPRKTRAEQDAAMEELNCVHLGPNGCTVYEERPLICRLFGTTKTLPCPNERRPVELIHPRVEKQIFDYMAANRQVLV comes from the coding sequence ATGAGCTGCAATAGCCAGACAGTCCGCACCTTGCGTCAGCAGATCCCCTCGTTCGAGTGCGTGCCCGGCTGCCACGACTGCTGCGGGCCGGTGACCACTTCGCCGGAAGAAATGTCCCGCCTGCCGCGCAAGACCCGCGCCGAGCAAGATGCGGCGATGGAAGAGTTGAACTGTGTGCATCTGGGGCCGAATGGCTGCACGGTATATGAGGAGCGGCCGCTGATTTGCCGGTTGTTCGGCACGACCAAAACCTTGCCGTGCCCGAATGAGCGGCGGCCGGTGGAGTTGATTCATCCGCGTGTCGAGAAGCAGATTTTCGATTACATGGCGGCGAATCGGCAGGTGTTGGTTTAA